The following proteins are encoded in a genomic region of Enterocloster clostridioformis:
- a CDS encoding ABC transporter permease, with translation MKSFLILLKNELKLNIRNMNMVIFAVIMPLIVLVILGFIYGTKPAVEGTAYTFMEQSFGALCCISICAGGLMGLPLVVSEYRERKILKRFQVTPVSPTKLLAVEFAIYMIYCVVSILTLFPVAMLFWKIKIHGSFLLFLGSWFLTMVSTLSIGLLVGGIAKNMKSASVIACILYFPMLIFSGATLPFEVMPSAMQKIISIFPLTQGIQLMKATFLGLSVDNALLPVVVMCAVTIICFGISIKYFKWE, from the coding sequence ATGAAATCATTCTTGATACTTTTGAAAAATGAATTAAAACTTAATATCCGAAATATGAATATGGTTATTTTTGCTGTCATTATGCCGCTTATTGTCTTAGTTATTCTTGGCTTTATTTACGGAACAAAACCCGCCGTAGAGGGAACGGCATACACCTTTATGGAACAGTCTTTCGGCGCGCTCTGCTGCATTTCCATTTGCGCGGGTGGGCTTATGGGGCTGCCCCTTGTGGTTTCGGAATATCGGGAACGAAAGATTTTGAAGCGTTTTCAAGTTACCCCTGTCAGTCCTACAAAATTACTTGCTGTTGAATTTGCAATTTACATGATATATTGTGTTGTATCAATTCTGACCCTTTTCCCTGTCGCTATGCTGTTTTGGAAAATCAAAATACATGGTTCTTTTCTCTTGTTTTTGGGAAGTTGGTTTTTGACTATGGTATCAACGTTAAGCATTGGTCTGTTAGTTGGGGGAATTGCTAAAAACATGAAAAGTGCAAGTGTGATTGCCTGTATTTTGTATTTCCCCATGCTTATTTTTTCAGGGGCAACACTTCCTTTTGAAGTTATGCCATCTGCCATGCAGAAGATTATCAGCATTTTTCCTTTAACACAGGGCATTCAGTTAATGAAAGCGACGTTTCTTGGGTTGTCAGTTGACAACGCATTGCTTCCGGTTGTTGTTATGTGCGCTGTTACAATAATCTGTTTTGGTATTTCCATAAAATATTTCAAGTGGGAATAA
- a CDS encoding sodium ion-translocating decarboxylase subunit beta — protein MSFLLEGITAVTWQQAVMYVVGIILIWLAVKKEYEPSLLLPLGFGAILVNLPYSGVVDQMVQGKIPAAGIIEWLFKTGIEASEAMPILLFIGIGAMIDFGPLLSQPVLFLFGAAAQFGIFAAILIACLMGFDLRDAASIGIIGAADGPTSILVSQVLGSGYIGPIAVAAYSYMALVPIIQPFAIRLVTTRKERRIHMEYNPKSVNKQLRIAFPIAVTIIVGLISPQSVALVGFLMFGNLLRECGVLGSLSQTAQNEFANIITLLLGITISFSMRAEQFVNPATLMIMVLGLVAFVFDTAGGVLFAKLINVFLKMAGKKPVNPMIGGCGISAFPMSSRVVQKMAAREEPGNIILMQAAGTNVSGQVASVIAGGLVISIVSQYL, from the coding sequence ATGAGTTTTCTGTTGGAAGGCATTACGGCGGTAACCTGGCAGCAGGCAGTCATGTATGTGGTGGGAATTATCCTGATTTGGCTGGCGGTTAAGAAGGAATATGAGCCTTCGCTTCTTCTGCCTCTGGGCTTTGGCGCCATACTGGTAAACCTGCCGTATTCCGGCGTGGTGGACCAGATGGTACAGGGAAAGATACCTGCGGCCGGAATCATAGAATGGCTGTTCAAGACAGGTATCGAGGCCTCGGAGGCCATGCCAATCCTGCTTTTTATCGGAATTGGCGCCATGATTGATTTCGGACCATTGTTGAGCCAGCCGGTACTGTTTTTGTTCGGGGCGGCGGCCCAGTTCGGAATCTTTGCAGCCATCCTCATTGCGTGTCTTATGGGGTTTGATCTGAGGGATGCCGCCTCAATCGGCATCATTGGAGCTGCGGACGGACCCACCTCCATCCTGGTATCCCAGGTTCTGGGGTCCGGGTACATCGGCCCCATAGCGGTGGCGGCCTATTCCTATATGGCCCTGGTTCCCATTATCCAGCCCTTTGCCATACGGCTGGTGACCACCAGGAAGGAGCGCCGCATCCATATGGAGTATAATCCCAAGAGTGTGAATAAACAGCTGCGCATTGCATTTCCCATCGCCGTGACTATCATAGTGGGCCTGATATCACCCCAGTCCGTGGCCCTGGTGGGCTTCCTCATGTTCGGAAACTTACTTCGGGAATGCGGCGTCCTGGGAAGCCTGAGCCAGACGGCCCAGAATGAGTTTGCCAATATAATTACCCTGCTCCTGGGCATCACCATCTCGTTCAGCATGAGGGCGGAGCAGTTCGTGAACCCGGCCACATTGATGATTATGGTCCTGGGTCTGGTGGCCTTTGTATTCGACACCGCCGGCGGCGTGCTTTTTGCCAAGCTGATAAATGTATTCCTCAAGATGGCGGGTAAGAAACCAGTGAATCCCATGATTGGAGGCTGCGGCATATCCGCATTCCCCATGTCCTCCAGGGTGGTACAGAAGATGGCTGCCAGGGAGGAGCCGGGCAATATCATACTGATGCAGGCTGCCGGCACCAATGTATCAGGCCAGGTGGCATCGGTTATTGCCGGCGGACTGGTCATCAGCATCGTGTCCCAGTATCTGTAG
- a CDS encoding OadG-related small transporter subunit: MNMEHVGIALEIMGKGMGGIFAAIIIIMAAVMVLGRITKDHKDDKE, from the coding sequence ATGAATATGGAACACGTAGGGATTGCCCTGGAAATTATGGGAAAAGGCATGGGCGGAATCTTTGCGGCCATTATCATCATCATGGCCGCGGTGATGGTATTGGGCCGAATAACGAAGGACCATAAGGACGATAAAGAATAG
- a CDS encoding ABC transporter ATP-binding protein yields the protein MQTAIKVEQLSKAYENLLAVDKINLSVKCGTVYGLLGANGAGKGTTIECILGTKNADSGTVSVLNCNPQKDRCRLFQKVGVQFQEGDYQPEIKVSELCGETACLYEALADWKSLCEQFGIGSKIGNAVKSLSGGERQRLFIVLALIPNPKLVFLDELTTGLDAKARRDVWKILQELKHGGLTIFLTSHFMDEVEILCDEICILKQGKAVFYGTVEQAKEVSGCKKFEDAYLMLSGEEVGE from the coding sequence ATGCAAACTGCAATCAAAGTAGAGCAGTTGTCAAAAGCCTATGAAAATCTGCTTGCAGTAGACAAAATCAATCTGTCCGTCAAGTGTGGCACTGTTTACGGGCTTCTTGGTGCAAACGGTGCGGGGAAAGGCACAACGATAGAATGTATTTTAGGCACAAAAAATGCTGATAGTGGAACAGTGTCCGTATTGAACTGCAATCCCCAAAAAGATAGATGCCGCCTGTTCCAAAAAGTTGGTGTCCAATTTCAAGAGGGAGATTATCAGCCGGAAATTAAAGTATCAGAGTTATGCGGGGAAACCGCCTGCCTGTATGAAGCCCTCGCGGATTGGAAAAGCCTTTGCGAACAATTTGGCATAGGCAGCAAGATTGGTAATGCAGTAAAAAGTCTGTCCGGCGGCGAGCGTCAACGGTTATTTATCGTGCTTGCCTTAATTCCTAACCCGAAGTTGGTATTCCTTGATGAACTTACTACCGGACTGGACGCAAAAGCCCGTCGTGACGTTTGGAAAATCCTGCAAGAGCTGAAACATGGAGGATTGACTATTTTTTTAACCTCTCACTTTATGGACGAGGTAGAAATCTTATGTGACGAGATTTGTATTTTGAAACAGGGAAAAGCAGTATTTTACGGAACGGTTGAACAGGCAAAAGAAGTAAGCGGCTGCAAAAAGTTTGAGGACGCTTATCTCATGCTTTCCGGTGAGGAGGTTGGAGAATGA